The following proteins come from a genomic window of Pseudomonas hygromyciniae:
- a CDS encoding TIGR02647 family protein codes for MSYTPELVAELEILALFNLGNIQEGLKVHQTAAPTAIAAAKRLFDKKLIDQPDGGYLTSLGRDAAEQAQTLLTILTTANTKEAA; via the coding sequence ATGTCGTATACCCCTGAGTTGGTTGCCGAACTGGAAATCCTTGCACTTTTCAACCTGGGCAATATCCAGGAAGGTCTGAAAGTCCATCAGACCGCTGCTCCCACTGCCATTGCTGCTGCCAAGCGCCTGTTCGATAAAAAACTGATCGACCAGCCAGATGGTGGCTACCTGACCAGCCTGGGCCGGGATGCTGCAGAGCAAGCGCAAACGTTGCTGACTATTCTGACCACCGCTAACACCAAAGAAGCTGCCTGA